The stretch of DNA TCGAGGATCATGGCGACGGTCCGGTGATGGTGGACTTCACGGCGGACCATATCACTTCGGAGGAGTCGGCGGCGCTGCTGAAGACGTTGCAGGACGAGGTCGCTAGCGATCCGAAATGGCGGGGCGCCTTGGAGTTCGTCCCGGGCGTTAGTTACCGCAACCTCTTGATCTGGCGTGGCGACAAGCTGGCGGCGCCGTTCTCAAACGACACCCGCACTCAGGCGCCGCACGATTGGACCGACTTGGTGATCCACGACGCCCACCCGAAGGGCCCCGGCGGCGGGGTGCTGGTGGATTTGATGGAGGCTTCGGAGCGGATTTTCGCTGACCATTCCGTCAATAAGAAACGCGTCGCCGAGGGACACAAGCCGGCGACCAGCGTCTGGCTGTGGGGGCAGGGCGGGGCCCCCACATTGCAGCCGTTCGCTGAGAAGTTCGGGCCGAAGGGGGCGATGATTACGGCGGTGGACCTGCTGCGCGGCATCGCGGCGCTGGTGGGTTGGGACCGGATCGAAGTCCCCGGCGCCACGGGGTATCTCGACACCGACTACGCGGCCAAGGGCCGCTACGCGATCGACGCGCTCGGCAAGTACGATATGGTCTGCGTCCACGTCGAGGCGCCGGACGAGGCGTCGCACGAAGGCCGGGCCGACGAGAAGGTGAAGGCGATCGAAGAGATCGACCGCCACATCGTCGGCCCGCTGGTCGAGGCGCTAGAGAAACGCGGCGAGCCGTGGCGCATGATGATCAGCCCCGACCACCCGACGTTTCTCAGCACCAAGAAGCACACCCACGGCGACGTGCCCGTGTGCTTGGCGGGCGAAGGGATCGAGGCCGACGGGGCTGCGTCTTACGACGACAAAGTGGCGGCGGCGTCCGAGTTGGCGTTCCCGAATGGTTGGGATGCGATGCGCTGGTTTATCAAAGGAAGCTGAACCGCCAAGACGCCAGGAGCGCCAAGGAACGCCAAGAGTGCATGAGCCTAGTGAAGCCGCCGATCGACTGGCGAAGCAGATTTGGGAGTCTGCTCTTGAAGTCCATCGCGTCCTTGGTGCTGGATTCTTGGAATCGGTATATGAAAGAGCTTTGGAAGTCGAGCTATCCGCGCGAGGAATCGAATTCGCCCGACAACATCCCGTTGCTCTTACTTACAAGGGAGTGCCGGTCGGCGATGCGAGGCTTGATTTCTTGATTGGTGGTCTTGTTGTCGTGGAATTGAAGTCCGTCGATTTGCTTCATGCGATCCATCATGCTCAAGTCCTCAATTACCTTCGTGCGACCAGTCTTGAGCTGGGTCTGCTGATCAACTTCAACGTGCCGTTACTTAAAGACGGCTTCAAGAGAATCGTACTTACCTAACTTTCCTTGGCGATCCTTGGCGCTCTTGGCGACTTGGCGGTTCCCCTATGTCACTTATCGTTCAGAAGTTTGGCGGCACCAGTGTTGCCGATGCCGAGAAGATCCGTGCCGCCGCTCGTCGGGCGCTCCGCGCGCAGCAGCAGGGGGCGCAGGTGGTCATGGTCGTGTCGGCCATGGGGCATCAGACGGACATCCTTGTCGATCTCGCCGCGCAGGTTTGTGAAGACGCGCCGGCGC from Botrimarina mediterranea encodes:
- a CDS encoding GxxExxY protein, which gives rise to MHEPSEAADRLAKQIWESALEVHRVLGAGFLESVYERALEVELSARGIEFARQHPVALTYKGVPVGDARLDFLIGGLVVVELKSVDLLHAIHHAQVLNYLRATSLELGLLINFNVPLLKDGFKRIVLT
- a CDS encoding cofactor-independent phosphoglycerate mutase, which translates into the protein MKYVIVIPDGAADEAQGSLGGKTPLEAAATPHMVALAKRGVVARACHTPKSLPAGSEIGNLSLLGYDPFAHFTGRAPMEAAAQGIELGEGDWAVRCNTVTVEDHGDGPVMVDFTADHITSEESAALLKTLQDEVASDPKWRGALEFVPGVSYRNLLIWRGDKLAAPFSNDTRTQAPHDWTDLVIHDAHPKGPGGGVLVDLMEASERIFADHSVNKKRVAEGHKPATSVWLWGQGGAPTLQPFAEKFGPKGAMITAVDLLRGIAALVGWDRIEVPGATGYLDTDYAAKGRYAIDALGKYDMVCVHVEAPDEASHEGRADEKVKAIEEIDRHIVGPLVEALEKRGEPWRMMISPDHPTFLSTKKHTHGDVPVCLAGEGIEADGAASYDDKVAAASELAFPNGWDAMRWFIKGS